The sequence below is a genomic window from Microbacterium sp. SORGH_AS_0888.
TCCTCCTCGCGCTGACATGACGCCGGATGAATCCGGGTATGAATCGAGTGTGAAAGTGCCTCGTTGACAGGGATTCTCCCCCAATGCCGTGACAGTCTCGGATTGGCCCGTAGGGGGTCAGGGTCCCGGCCGCCGCGCCCCCAGCTGTAGGCGGCCGGGACTCCTCCCCTGGGGGGATCAGAGCCGTTCGGCGAGTTCCTTGACCCAGGCGCTGAGGTCGGGGCCGAGATCGTCTCGGTCGAGTGCGAGAAGCACGTTCGACTTGATGTAGTCGAGACGGTCGCCGGTGTCGTAGCGGCGACCACGGAACACGACGCCGAGCACAGGACCTGCGATCTCCTCGTCGGCGGCGAGGGCTTCGAGCGCGTCGGTCAGCTGGATCTCACCGCCCTTGCCGGGCTCGGTCTTCTCGAGGACGTCGAAGATCTCCGGCTTGAGCACGTAGCGGCCGATGACGGCGAGGTTGCTCGGCGCATCGGCGGCGGCGGGCTTCTCGACGAGGTACTTGACCTTCACGACGTCGTCCTCACCGGTTGCGTCGACAGCTGCGCATCCGTACATGTGGATGTGCGAGGGGTCGACCTCCATGAGCGCGATGACTGTGGCCGACTGCGTGCGCGACACCTCGATCATGCGCGAGAGCAGCACGTCGCGGGCGTCGATCAGGTCGTCGCCGAGCAGCACGGCGAAGGTCTCGTTGCCGACGTGCTTGCGGGCACGGAGCACCGCGTGACCGAGGCCGAGCGGGTCACCCTGGCGCACGAAGTGCACGTCGGCGAGTCGGCTGGCGGCCATCACCTTTTCGAGCTTGGAGTCGTCACCCTTCTGCGCGAGCGTGTGCTCGAGCTCGGTGACGCGGTCGAAGTGGTTGGCGAGGGCGTTCTTGTTGCGGCCGACGACGACGAGCACGTCGTCACTTCCGGCGGCGACCGCCTCTTCAACGACGTATTGGATCGCCGGCTTGTCGACGACGGGCAGCATCTCCTTCGGCATGGCTTTGGTGGCGGGCAGGAAGCGAGTCCCCAGACCGGCCGCGGGGATGACGGCCTTGATCGATGTACGAGTCACAGGGGTAACCTAGGGATGACGTATGAACGGATCGTTTCCCGTTGCGCTCAAGAAGATGCAGCGACCGACCCTCTTGCCTGCGAAGAAGGCGCGGATTGCGCTCAGTCGGCCTCGCTGAACGCTCCTACCGGTTGCCATCCGGCCTCGATCTGTTCGGCAGAGATGCCCGGAGTGAGGTCGACGAAGGCGTCGATCCGTGGATCGATCGCGAGGACTCGAGGCGAGTCGCGAGGGACCAGGGACATGCTCGTGGCTGCAATCCTCGCGTTCTGGTCGAAAAGCCCGTCGATCCCGAACCCGCTGCCGTCTCTAGCAACGCTGACATCGAACGACGACTCGTTGATAGGAGACACAGGTATCCACTGTCGATTCCAGGGGGAGTGGCATATGCGAAGAGCATCTGCAACTTTCGCGCGAGGTCGGGTCTCGCCGCTAGTGCTTCCCGCCTAGTTCATCGAACACTCGCTGATACGCCTCATCCAATGTGCCCACGAACGTTGCGCTGTAGTCGGCAGTCTCCAGAGCGAAGAAGTCCCTGCGTCCCGAAGGGCAGAGAATCTCATATAGCCCGCCCCCTACGGGGACAATGTTGAACGGGAGTCCTGTCAGATCGTTGCGGCCGGCTGCTAGATATGTGATCGCATTCGCGGCATCCTTAATCGTCATTGTCGGCTGCAAGTTCCATGCGCGTCCCATCTCGCTCGGAACGAGATCCCGCGTCCTCGTCCCTGGAGCGAGCGTCGGCGAGCGCGGCCAGTCGCTGTTCCCGCATGCGGCGTCGTTCGTCAAAGACTCGCTGATACGCCTCATCTAGTGTCCCTATGAAGGGCTTGCTGTAGTCGCTGGTCTCCATGTGTGAGAAACCACCTCTATCACCTGGCACGAGGATCTCATGCAGCCCGCCGCCGACGGGAACGAAGTTGTAGGGGAGGCCTGTCAGATCGTCACGACTCGCAGCTAAACGGATCAAACCCGCCGCCGGATCCTCAACATTTGGATTGAGAGCGCGAATTGCTTCGTTGAATTCTTTGCGATTCATTTCAACTCCTTCGGGTAACCCTGATCAACATATTTTTGACTTTGTTCGCTTCGTCGATCAAAACGGTGACCCGCTGCCCGCGGGCTCCCTCACGACGATCCACGTGAAAACCGCGACCGGCGACATCGACGACATCATCTTTGAGGGGGCCGTGGCGTACATGAAAGACAAGTATGGGAGATGTTTCGATGACATGCTCATCGCCGCGGCCGGCGTTCCGACCACGATGCGGCAGGACGGCGATAGTCTGTCTAGTGGCGGTCGCTTCGACTGGGGTTGCGCGGCCGCCGGCGGTTACCTGACGCGCTGGCGTGCCGAGGCTGGGTCGGGAGGGTATGTATCCACTTGGGGGACCGACCAGGGCGCTGCGGGTGCGATTCTTCTGGCGCTGAAGAACTCGGGCCCGGGTGAGTGGATCGCGATGAACCCCTCGCATTCCGGTCCGGGGCTCGTTATCGATGACTGTGCACGGAGCGGGAACATCCCACTGCTGGTGAACATCCATGAGGGTACGTCGCCAGTCAGCATCCGATCCGCCCGAGGCGTAGGGTTCCCCGACGGTGTGACGTCCACCTCTGGCGACGGTAAGACGTTCACATCGGCGACTGCGAACTTCACCGCTGCGGATGTGGGGCAGATCATCGCGCAGACCCCGAGCCGCGGTGAGGGCTTCGTCATCCCGCCCGGCACGACCATCGCCGCACGACTGTCCACGACCGCTGTGACCTTGTCGCAAGCGGTCACCGGGTCAGCGGTCGGGATCAACTTCTCCATCGCGAACCACCCCCAGCGGACGGGTCGGTGCTGCTGGATCTCCAGAACAACGACGGCCTGGCGCGCATCCGCTTCCGCAACAAGGCCGACGACAGCTGGTAGGGGAAAGGCTTCGAGATCGTCCAGCATCTCGGCTCGAACCAGCACAGGGCGGTGAACCGATACGACGGCGCCCGGTTCTGCCAGTACTACTCGGGCGGCTCCACCTACAACGTGAAAGCGATCCCGACCTCCAATGTCGGGACTGTGCAGTTCATCGGCTACGACAACACGACAACGCCCGGGAGCGAGTCGGGCGGCGCTGTCGCGTGCGAGTTCAAGAAGGGCGCGATCGGCTTCCTCGGTGCGACGCCCTCAGCGAAAGCCACGATCACCGGCAGTCGGGGCGGGAATCCTGCCCTGGCTGCGCTTCTGACCGAGCTTGCCTCGGGGGCTTCATCACAGACGGGACAACCGCATGACCATGGATGGCCTTCTCTATCTTCTCGATCGTGTCGGACGCCTTCTCGCCGAAAGCGACCAGCGCGCCGCCGTCGCCGCGCAGCGCCTCCACGAGATCAACGAGGAAGGCCGACGTCGCCAAGCGGACGCCGCGCAGGCACGTGACATGGCCGCAGGCGACGCGGCGGCGTAAAGGGCATGAGCCCTCTCTTTGAGGCTGTACTCTCATGCCCATGGGGAGAACTCAGGGTGTGTGGCTGACTGTGGTCGCCGGTGTGGTTGCCGTACTTGGGACCTGGGCGCTGCTATCTAACGTCACTCAATCCTGGTTGGTCATTGCGGCGTTGGCCGGTTTTGGCTTACTCATGTGGCGCCCGGTCGAGGTTCTTGTTTTTGCGCTTGTGGTGGCGCAAGAGATCAAGGATCCTGCCGACTTTTGGACCAGCAATCAGTGGCTCGTATTCGGCAACTGGTTGTACTTCACTAAGGTTGGATCCGTACCCCTCGTTGCAATTCTCGTTCTCTCTGCTGCGGCGATTCATCTTGTGAAGATGCGTCGACGAGCACGGTCAGATACATTCTGGATTGTTTGGATTATACTCGCGATCTGGGTGCTTTCGATCGGGGCGATCCAGTCTGGTCAGACTCAGGTGGTGAATGCCTTCCTGGGATCGTCGCTTCAGATGGTCCCTCTCATTCTTTTTGGGGGTTGGATACTTAATAGGTTCAATTTCCGATGAGCGCTCCATCGCCGGGATCTATGTGGCTGCCGCTGCGGGCCTTGGAGTTAACGTGCTGATCGCTTTATTGGCGGCGTCGAGTGGGCCGCTCGCGCCGATCGACTACGGTGGCGTTCAGATCAAGATTTTCCACGACACTGCTACGTCGGCACTGTTCCTTACTATGTTCCTGCTCCTGCTGTTCACGAGGAGAAAGTGGACCATCGGTCACGTCATACTTCTTTCTATCTCCGCGGTGGTGGTAATTCTCTGCTTCCGCCGAAGTGTTTGGTTCGCAGCAATTGTAACCGCTGCGTTGGTTGTGATGTTGGCGCGTGGAGGGCGGGGATTGCGCCGGTTCCTGTTCATCGCCATACCCGTTTCTGCGGTAGGTGTTCTTCTTGTTCCAGGGGTTTTGGACGATGTTTGGCAGCAAGCTGGGCAGGTGTTCGAAGCGATTTCAAGCGCACCGGCGGAGCAGACATCAGCCGGTCTTCACGTCTCTGATCTAGAGGTTGGGTGGGCGGCGGCGCTTGCATCACCGCTCATGGGGGTTGGAATTTTCTCGTCACAAGTCGGGGGATTTGCGGCTGGCGGCACATCACTATACGTCCATAACGAGTTCCTCCAGGTCTGGCTGCGGTGGGGTTTATTGGGGTTGGTTTTGTTCACGATCCTGTTGGTTATCGCGGTGGTAGCAGGCTTCCGCGTTGTTCGGTCGCGACTGGCCCCTGATGCCGTCCGCGCTGCAGGTTTCTTTCTGGCCATCCTTCCTGTTCCGGTGATAACCGCACCGTTTGTTTCGATGACTGCCCGGTGGTCAACGCTGGTTGGTATCGCAGCAGGACTGTGTATCGCCTGGCTTCGTCGAGAGCGCGAAACATTTCCCGCTGTCACGAAAGTGTCCGAGATTCGAGTGACTAGTCGGGTCGCATCCGCTGCTTCGAGAAGAATGGTGTTCAGGAGCGCCGAGGGAAGAGGTCGGTTATCGTAAGCCTTTCAACCGATTTCGACATCCCACCGGCGTCCAGAGATGTGTAGCGACCATCGCAACGCTTCGGGCGGTAGCGTCTGGGCATGGCTATAGACCAGTGGATCGTGGCGGATGGCCCTCTTGCGGGCAGCACTTATACTCTCGACGCGGAGGGCGGCCAGATTCTTGATCTCACCGATCAAGAGTGCACGTCCGTGACGTACTGCGCAAGCGCGAGAAGACTGTATGGCTCCTCGAACCAGCTCCTGTTCGTGGGTCACAAGCCGCCGATCGCGTGACTCCGCAGCATCGTGGCGTCGTCCCGACGGCCGCTGCTGATCGTCTCGCTCGCGGGCAGCAGCTCGCCGCGGCCGCGGATGCGCTGCTTCGCGACGCGGTGGTCCTCGCGCTCGCGGATGGCGCCTCCTTCCGGGAGGTGTCCGCGTTGACGGGGACCTGATCGCCAGGTGGGTGCGGGAGTCGGATGGTCCGCCGCCAGCGGGCCGTGCGCGCGCCGTACAGCAGCATCAAATGCGGCAGGCGGGGGAGGAGCGGCTTCGGCTCGCGGACGCCGACCGTGCGCGTCTCAGCGCCGAATCGGAGCGGTGATCGCCGCGCCTCCCATCCGCACCGAGGCGAGCGGTATTACGGTCGCTAACGGATTCATCAAGAATTCACGGGATCGCTGCGCTGGCAGCGAGAATGACGACCTTGATCGATTCACTAAGGGTTAAATCTAGGGTTACGTTTAAACGGACTATTTCTTGTTGAGTTCGATGGCGCTCTAGCGTGGTGAGACATGGCTCATTCGTCTTTACCGAACCCACCTACTGCGCCAGCGCGCTTCATCCCGGGGCTGCCCTCACCACGGTGGATGGGCGCGGCGGCCGCGGTCCTGCTCGCCACCGGCGTACTCGGTCTCGTCTGGATCGGCGTGCAGATCCCCGTATCAGTCGTCGGCTGGAACGATGCCGGTCCCGCGGTCGTCGCAATCAGTCGTGGGCTCCTGGCGCCGGGCGCAGTTCTGATTCCGTTCCTGGCGAGCAGTATCCTGATTCTGCGCATCACACACGCGCTCGCCGATCGTCGGCGTACGCCGCTCGCAAAGGATGTCGAGGCTCGCTCAGACCTGGTGGGCTGGGTGTGCGCCGTGATGGCAGGGGTCTGGGCGGGCGCTATGCAGCCGGGAGCCTGGAGTCGGCCCGAAGACCATGGATGGGGACTCTTCGCGATCACGGTAGGTCTGCTTGCCGTCACCTTCCAGTTCTTCATCGGCACCATGGTGGTTCCCGATGCGCGCGATCAGCTCACAATCGCGCAGAAGGCCCTTCGCGCTGAGTCGAAGTTTCTCGATGAGTCACAAGCGGCGAGTCTCCCGTCGGTGAGGAGCGCCGTGCGGATCGTCGCTATCGACGCGGGGCTACTGCTCGTGTTCGTACCCGTGACGCTGGGCCTCATCGAAGGCATCGCAAGGAACTCCCTGGAGAGCGGGGTACGCACCGGCGGGCTTGCGTTGTCGCTGGCGTTCATGAGCGTGTACTCGGTTCTGCTGGGTCAGCTGGCTGCGCCGTTCTCGACAAAGGCGGCCAGGCGTACGTTCACGACAGTGGCGACCGTGATCGGCGCGGTCGGTTGGGTCGCAGTGACCATTTTCGAGATCTACGGCTTCTTCGCTGTGGGCGGCGTTGGTTGGCTGCTCTGGGGCACGGGGAGCTGAACCCGGTTCGGTGGACACGGTTGTTGGTTGATTATGCCGCGATGGCGGCGTGATGGGTGTTCTCGAACTCGAGCGGTGAGACGTCGCCGATGCCGGAGTGGCGGCGTTTCGGGTTGTACCAGGCCTCGATCCATTCGAAGATCGCTTGCCCGAGCTCGTCTCGGCTCTGCCAGACGTGCTGGTCGAGGAGTTCGCGTTGCATCGTGGACCAGAACGACTCCATGAGTCCGTTGTCGACGCTGGACGCGACCCTGCCCATCGATCCGAGCAGTCCAGCTTGGCGGAGCCGATGCCCGAACACCCAGGACGTGTATTGGGATCCGCGGTCCGAATGCACCACGGTTCCCGGCTCCGGGTTCCGCCGCCACCGAGCCATGTCGAGGGCGTCGACAACGAGCTCCGCGCGGATGTGATCGGCGATCGCCCACCCAACAACGCGACGGGAGAAGACGTCTACGACGGCCGCGCAGTAGACCTTCCCGGTCCGCGTCGGATGTTCCGTGATATCGGTGACCCAGAGTTTGTCCGGGCCGTCCGCGACAAACTGACGTTTCACGAGATCCTCATGCGGCGCCGGCAGCGGGCGGACCTTGCCACGTTTGCGACGGTGACTGATCCCCGCGATCCCGGCCAGGCGCATCAGCCGAGCCACCCGCTTCTTCCCGCATCGGATCTGCAACCCGAGCCGCAACTCCGCATGCACCCGCCTCGCACCGTAGCTGGTTCGGGAGTCGCGGTGAATGCGGACGATCGTGACCGTCAGGTCCGCATCCGTTCGAGAACGATGCGAGGGCGGTCGCTTCTTCCACGCGTAATACCCGGAACGAGAGACCCGCAGTACCCGACAGGCCAGGGACGCATCGATCCCGGTGGTGACGAGGCGGTCGATCACCGGGAAGACCCTTTTGGGCCGACCACCTCCCGAGCGAAATACGCTGACGCCTGCCGAAGGATCTCGATCTCCGCAGCTTGAACCCGGTTCTCGCGACGCAAGCGAACCAGCTCGGCGCGCTCGTCCGAGGTCACGCCTTCCTGGACGCCCTCGTCGACATCAGCGATCTTCATCCACCGGCGCAGACAGGACTCGCTGATCCCGAGATCAGTCGCGAGCTGCGCGATCGGCTTCTCCTTCGACCGCGCGAGCGCGACCGCCCTCCGACGAAACTCCACCGGGTGAGCTGCAGGCATGTTGACTCCTTCACGAACGACTCTCGCCGCTCAGATCAGGTGTCCACAAGACCGGGTTCAGCTCCCACGCTGCGCTCCTTGGTGCAGGGGCCGTAGCTCCTAGGTGTACTGACCCGGATCGTTGTTGACGTAGGAGAGACCTCCGGGGTCGAGTTGGAGTTGTCTAGGTTCCCTCGAGTCCACGGAGGTCTCTCGTGTCCCACGCTAACGCCCGGCTGACGCCGGCTGGCAGGTTGATCATGGTCCAGCGCATCCAATCTGGGCGCCCGGTCTCGCATGTTGCGGCGGAGATGGGGATCTCTCGCACGGCGGCGTGGCGGTGGTGGCGCCGCTTCCGGGAGGACGGACCGGCGGGGCTGATCGATCGGTCCAGCGTGGCCGCGTCGCATCCTCGTCGCACGGCCCCATGTGTGGAGACGCGGGTGTTGATCATTCGGCATCTCAGCCGTCGTGGCCCGGTGTTCATCGCGGGCAGACTCGGCATGCACGCGTCGACGGTGGGGCGGGTGCTGCACCGCCACCGAGTCCCGTTGATTCGCGAGCTGGATCCCGTCACGGGCAGAATCATCCGCGCGAGGCGGGCCACTGCGGCGCGCTACGAGCACGACCACCCCGGCTCGCTGATCCATGTCGACGTGAAGAAGCTCGGCAGGATCCCGGACGGCGGCGGGTGGTGCGCGGATCCGACCCAGACCGTCGCTGTTCATCGGACGTCGCATCTGAAGAGCGGATACGACTACGTCCACACCGCCATCGATGACCATTCCCGGGTCGCTTACGCCGAGGTCCACGACGACGAGAAGGGTGTCACCGCCGCGGGGTTCTTAGATCGCGCTGTCGCGTTCTACGCCGCCCTCGGAGTGAGGGTCGAGCGGGTCATCAGCGACAACGCGTTCGCCTACCGTCACTCCACCGCATTCCGCGGCGTGATCAACGCGCACGGAATCACTCAGAAGTTCATCCGCCCGCACTGCCCCTGGACCAACGGGAAAGTGGAACGCCTCAACCGAACCCTCGCGACCGAGTGGGCCTACGCCCGACCATGGAACTCGAACACCGACCGCACCGCAGCCTTGCCCACCTGGCTCGATCACTACAACCTAGACAGACACCACCTCGGCATCGGCGGCATCCCCATCGACCGAATCAACAACGGTCGAGGTCAATACACCTAGCCCGCTCGCGGACCGGTTAGGTGGTGCCTAGACGGCAGACTCACGGCCTCCCCATGCCGTAGTACGTCCAGCCAGCGGCGCGCCAGGCGGCGGCGTCGAGCCCGTTCCGGCCGTCCACGATCACTCGTCCTTCGGTGAGGGTCGAGGCGTGCTCGGGGCTGAGTTCACGACGGTATTCGTCCCACTCGGTGACCATGATCACGGCGTCGGCGCCTCGCAGTGCTTCGTCGCGGTCTTCGACGTAGTTGAGCTGGGGGTGGACCCGGCGAGCGTTCTCGATCGCTGCCGGATCGGTGATCGTGACCCATGCACCGAGGCCGTGGAGGCGAACGGCGACGTCGAGGGCGGGGGAGTCGCGGATGTCGTCGCTGTGCGGCTTGAACGCTGCGCCGAGCACGGTGATGTTCTTCTTGAAGGCTGATCCACCCAGCCCATCGACGACGAGCTGCACGGCCCGGTCGCGGCGGCGCAGGTTGATCTCGTCCATCTGGCGGAGGAACGCGACCGACTCGCCGCGACCGAGCTCCTCGGCACGAGCCGAGAACGCGCGGATGTCCTTCGGCAGGCATCCGCCTCCGAAGCCGATCCCCGCACCCAGGAAGCGGCGCCCGATCCGGGCATCGTACCCGATCGCATCGGCGAGCTTAGTGACGTCGGCACCGGTGACCTCGGCGATCTCAGCCATGGCGTTGATGAAGGAGATCTTGGTGGCGAGGAACGCGTTGGCAGAAACTTTGACGAGCTCAGCGGTTGCGTAGTCGGTCACGATGAACGGTGTCCCCTTGGCGACAGAAGGGTGGTAGACCTCGCGCAGGATGGATGCCGCACGCTCGCCCTCGTCCCCGGCAGGTACCCCGGCGACTAGTCGATCTGGGTCAACCGTGTCCTGCACAGCGAATCCTTCGCGCAAGAACTCTGGGTTCCAGACGAGCGTCGCACCGGTCTCGGAGATTCGTGGAGCGAGCCCCGCTGCGGTACCGACGGGGACGGTGGACTTGCCTGCGACGAGGTCGCCCTCGGACAAGTAGGGCAGCAGGCCATCGATCGCGGCGTTGACGTAGGTGAGGTCGGCTGCATAGCCGTCCTTCTGCTGCGGAGTGCCGACGCCGACGAAATGTACGGCGGCGCCCGCGGCCTCGGCCATGTCGGTCGTGAACCGCAGCTTGCCCGAGGTGATGCCCTCGGTCAGGATCTCCTGCAGTCCGGGTTCGAAGAACGGTGCCTCGCCTTTCGACAGTGCGTCGATCTTGCGCTGGTCGACGTCGATACCGACGACCTCATGGCCGATGGACGCCATGGCGGCCGCGTGGACGGCACCGAGGTACCCGCATCCGATGACAGAAAGCTTCATGGAACTCCTTGTGCGTGGGGTCTGCATCGTTGGTATCAGACCTGCATGACGATTGCGTATCGGAGAAGGATCAGCCCGCACATAGCGAGCTCGATCTCGCTTCGATCAGCTGGACAGATAGTGCGAGAGCAAGTCCTGCCAGGGATGGGGTGTGTATCCGGTGTTGGTGATTTTGGTGGTGTTGAGC
It includes:
- the galU gene encoding UTP--glucose-1-phosphate uridylyltransferase GalU; amino-acid sequence: MTRTSIKAVIPAAGLGTRFLPATKAMPKEMLPVVDKPAIQYVVEEAVAAGSDDVLVVVGRNKNALANHFDRVTELEHTLAQKGDDSKLEKVMAASRLADVHFVRQGDPLGLGHAVLRARKHVGNETFAVLLGDDLIDARDVLLSRMIEVSRTQSATVIALMEVDPSHIHMYGCAAVDATGEDDVVKVKYLVEKPAAADAPSNLAVIGRYVLKPEIFDVLEKTEPGKGGEIQLTDALEALAADEEIAGPVLGVVFRGRRYDTGDRLDYIKSNVLLALDRDDLGPDLSAWVKELAERL
- a CDS encoding O-antigen ligase codes for the protein MLIALLAASSGPLAPIDYGGVQIKIFHDTATSALFLTMFLLLLFTRRKWTIGHVILLSISAVVVILCFRRSVWFAAIVTAALVVMLARGGRGLRRFLFIAIPVSAVGVLLVPGVLDDVWQQAGQVFEAISSAPAEQTSAGLHVSDLEVGWAAALASPLMGVGIFSSQVGGFAAGGTSLYVHNEFLQVWLRWGLLGLVLFTILLVIAVVAGFRVVRSRLAPDAVRAAGFFLAILPVPVITAPFVSMTARWSTLVGIAAGLCIAWLRRERETFPAVTKVSEIRVTSRVASAASRRMVFRSAEGRGRLS
- a CDS encoding IS3 family transposase, producing the protein MIDRLVTTGIDASLACRVLRVSRSGYYAWKKRPPSHRSRTDADLTVTIVRIHRDSRTSYGARRVHAELRLGLQIRCGKKRVARLMRLAGIAGISHRRKRGKVRPLPAPHEDLVKRQFVADGPDKLWVTDITEHPTRTGKVYCAAVVDVFSRRVVGWAIADHIRAELVVDALDMARWRRNPEPGTVVHSDRGSQYTSWVFGHRLRQAGLLGSMGRVASSVDNGLMESFWSTMQRELLDQHVWQSRDELGQAIFEWIEAWYNPKRRHSGIGDVSPLEFENTHHAAIAA
- a CDS encoding transposase — translated: MPAAHPVEFRRRAVALARSKEKPIAQLATDLGISESCLRRWMKIADVDEGVQEGVTSDERAELVRLRRENRVQAAEIEILRQASAYFAREVVGPKGSSR
- a CDS encoding IS481 family transposase codes for the protein MSHANARLTPAGRLIMVQRIQSGRPVSHVAAEMGISRTAAWRWWRRFREDGPAGLIDRSSVAASHPRRTAPCVETRVLIIRHLSRRGPVFIAGRLGMHASTVGRVLHRHRVPLIRELDPVTGRIIRARRATAARYEHDHPGSLIHVDVKKLGRIPDGGGWCADPTQTVAVHRTSHLKSGYDYVHTAIDDHSRVAYAEVHDDEKGVTAAGFLDRAVAFYAALGVRVERVISDNAFAYRHSTAFRGVINAHGITQKFIRPHCPWTNGKVERLNRTLATEWAYARPWNSNTDRTAALPTWLDHYNLDRHHLGIGGIPIDRINNGRGQYT
- a CDS encoding UDP-glucose/GDP-mannose dehydrogenase family protein, producing the protein MKLSVIGCGYLGAVHAAAMASIGHEVVGIDVDQRKIDALSKGEAPFFEPGLQEILTEGITSGKLRFTTDMAEAAGAAVHFVGVGTPQQKDGYAADLTYVNAAIDGLLPYLSEGDLVAGKSTVPVGTAAGLAPRISETGATLVWNPEFLREGFAVQDTVDPDRLVAGVPAGDEGERAASILREVYHPSVAKGTPFIVTDYATAELVKVSANAFLATKISFINAMAEIAEVTGADVTKLADAIGYDARIGRRFLGAGIGFGGGCLPKDIRAFSARAEELGRGESVAFLRQMDEINLRRRDRAVQLVVDGLGGSAFKKNITVLGAAFKPHSDDIRDSPALDVAVRLHGLGAWVTITDPAAIENARRVHPQLNYVEDRDEALRGADAVIMVTEWDEYRRELSPEHASTLTEGRVIVDGRNGLDAAAWRAAGWTYYGMGRP